A stretch of Geomonas oryzisoli DNA encodes these proteins:
- a CDS encoding 4Fe-4S binding protein: protein MEKTPANIEIIEKYCKGCHICVEFCPTKVLEMKGFVASVKNLEACIKCMQCELRCPDFAIKVS from the coding sequence ATGGAGAAAACACCGGCGAACATCGAGATCATCGAGAAGTACTGCAAGGGGTGCCACATCTGTGTGGAATTCTGCCCCACCAAGGTCTTGGAAATGAAGGGCTTTGTGGCTAGCGTCAAGAACCTTGAGGCCTGCATCAAGTGCATGCAGTGCGAGCTGAGATGCCCTGACTTTGCAATCAAAGTATCGTAA
- the mdh gene encoding malate dehydrogenase, with the protein MARKKIALIGGGQIGGVLAQLAALRELGDVVMFDIVEGLPQGKMLDIAEVGSVDGFDCCLKGTNSYEDIAGADVVIVTAGLPRKPGMSRDDLIEVNSKIMTSVAEGIKTHAPNSFVIVISNPLDAMVTLCQKITGFPYNRVIGQAGVLDSARFKTFIAWELGVSVKDVNAMTLGGHGDDMVPLVRYASVNGIPVMELLEKKYKDKAKAKEVMDAMVKRTRGAGGEVVALLKTGSAFYSPASSAICMAESILKDQKRVLPTCAYLNGEFGVKGFYVGVPCVLGENGVEAILEFELDAEEQAMMDKSVAAVKELVGSMK; encoded by the coding sequence ATGGCACGTAAGAAAATCGCACTTATCGGTGGTGGTCAGATTGGCGGCGTCCTTGCTCAGCTTGCAGCTCTGCGTGAACTGGGTGACGTGGTGATGTTCGACATCGTGGAAGGCCTGCCGCAGGGCAAGATGCTGGACATCGCCGAGGTGGGCTCGGTTGACGGCTTCGACTGCTGCCTCAAGGGGACCAACAGCTACGAAGACATCGCCGGCGCCGACGTGGTCATCGTCACCGCGGGTCTCCCCCGCAAACCGGGCATGAGCCGCGACGACCTGATCGAGGTCAACTCCAAGATCATGACCTCCGTTGCGGAAGGCATCAAAACCCACGCACCGAACTCCTTCGTCATCGTCATCTCCAACCCGCTCGACGCGATGGTGACCCTGTGCCAGAAGATCACCGGCTTCCCCTACAACCGCGTCATCGGCCAGGCCGGCGTCCTCGACTCCGCACGCTTCAAGACCTTCATCGCCTGGGAGCTGGGCGTTTCCGTGAAGGACGTGAACGCGATGACCCTGGGCGGCCACGGCGACGACATGGTGCCGCTGGTGCGCTACGCCTCCGTGAACGGCATCCCGGTCATGGAACTGCTCGAGAAGAAGTACAAGGACAAGGCTAAGGCCAAGGAAGTCATGGACGCCATGGTCAAGAGGACCCGCGGCGCAGGCGGCGAGGTTGTCGCGCTGCTCAAGACCGGTTCCGCTTTCTACTCCCCGGCTTCCTCCGCCATCTGCATGGCAGAGTCCATCCTGAAGGACCAGAAGCGCGTTCTCCCGACCTGCGCATACCTCAACGGCGAGTTCGGCGTGAAAGGCTTCTACGTCGGCGTTCCCTGCGTCCTGGGCGAGAACGGCGTCGAGGCGATCCTCGAGTTCGAACTGGATGCCGAAGAGCAGGCCATGATGGACAAGTCGGTTGCCGCCGTTAAGGAACTCGTTGGTTCCATGAAGTAA